Genomic segment of Oryzias melastigma strain HK-1 linkage group LG21, ASM292280v2, whole genome shotgun sequence:
TCTGTCTCCTGTCAGGGGGCGCAATGCCCACTGGGCCATGTGACACATGTTGCTGTGGCGCAGTTCTGTGAAGAGATTGCAGGCTTTCCAGCAGCAGGCAGGAATGTATGCTGTCAGAATGGAAAAGATCAGGTGTCACCAGTTGCAAGGCCCCCTATAAAAGACTGAGCCTTAAGCTCTTGACCAGAATAGATAGTAGCCTTGCAGCTGACTGTTTGGGACGAGGTCAGCCAGTTCTTTAGCCATTCTGGTCCTTTTACCGAGGCTTCTTGACTTTGCTGGAAGTGTGGAGACTTGCTTCTTCTGGTTGAGAACAGAGActcatcatggatgttcagagGACAGGATCTATTGTTCGACCCCCCAGCCCCATGGATAGCCTTGAGAAGCAATTGAGCTGCCCCATCTGCCTGGACATGTTCACCAAGCCGGTGGTGATCCTGCCATGCCAGCACAATCTGTGCCGTAGCTGTGCCAGTGATCTCTATGACTCGCGCAACCCGTACCGCTTCTCGGGCGGCGTCTTCCGCTGCCCTACTTGCCGCTTTGAAGTAGTGCTCGACCGGCATGGCGTTCATGGCCTTCAGCGCAACTTGCTGGTGGAAAACATCATCGACATCTATAAGCAGCAGCAAGAAGGTCGAAACACCGGAGGCACAGAGACCAGCCTGAAGACCAAAGAATCCAAAGAGCCCATGTGCCAGGAGCACGATGATGAGAGGATCAACATCTACTGTGTGACCTGCCAGGTCCCCACCTGCTCCATGTGCAAAGTGTTTGGCCAGCACAAAGATTGTGAGGTGGCGCCTCTAGAAACCGTGTACCAGACCCAAAAAGGAGAACTGAGCAATGCTATCGATACCCTTGTGGCCAGTAATGCTCGCTTGCAGGCGTTGCTGAACCAGATGGACGATGCCTGCCGTGCCGTCCAGGACAACGCTCAGAGTGCCAAACAAGGTCTCGCTGAACGCTTTGACCTCTTATACGCCGTACTGGAAGAGCGCAAGGCCATGCTGCTGGAGCAGATTGGGAAGGAGCAGGATGAGAAGGTGGCAGCTCTGCGAGCGCTGGCTCAGCGATATGGAGAACGACTGCAGGCGAGCACCGAGCTGACAGATACAGCTGTCAGGGCACTGGAACAGAATGGAGCGGCCGAGTTCCTGCTACTTTCCAAGGGCCTCATCACACAGACCAAAGATGCAGCCAAGTCCTCTCTGGGGGAGGAGCGGCCAGAGCCAGGCTTTGAGAAGATGGACCACTTCACTTTGTCCACAGAGCATGTGGAGACTCTCCTAGCTAAAATGGACTTTGGTGTTGCAGATGATGATGATTTTGAGGAtgcagaggatgaagaggaggaagagtaactgaaaatactttaaagtaACTTTGTAAATGTCTTTGAAggcatctttgtttttgatatGGTAGGACTCTGTTATTGAATGAAATGTAAGGTTGAATATGTAAGAGTGGGCTGCAATGACATGCCCTTATATGtgcaatattgttttaaaaggaGTCAGAATACCCCCCCCTCTTCTAGATAGAACCTCATCTTTGCCCTCCTCCTtctcaaaaaggaaaaaggatgCATTTTTTTGACATGTCCTTTGTGATAGTATGTtccttttttcttgtctttttttatacttttgtatTAGAAAGTCATCTAAATTGAAATCAGATGTAAAGAGtgatttatgttttgaaaaatagGTCGTTTTTGAAATTCTTGTCCTCAACTGAAACCTGGAATAAAGTTGCATGAAGCTGAGCTCCTGCTCAAGTGACTTGTGGACTCTTTCAAACAgcagtttttcttattttgactGTCGTGTCCTACAAAGACTGGACATGTCCACAAACGTGAAAGTGCGCCCCTCGCATGTTTGTTTGAGGTCTCAgcgggttaaaaataaaagcccttgCCATGTCCCTTCTGCTTTGCCTTTGCTGGTGAAATGTTGGGGCTATTTTTAAGGGGGTGAGAGGCTGACAGCTGATAGAGGTCCTGAAATAGACTGTTAGCTGGGGCAGGCCAGGTCCTGTTTCTGCTCCATAAAACCCCCTTCATGCTGCTCTCGGATGTCTTGCTCAGCACCTTCTGGCCAACTGTAAGTGTCAAAGGGTCACGTTGGGAAAGGCAGGTCCAGCTGCTGCGCCAAACAACTCCTTAGTGGCCCAAAGGAAGTAAAAATACACCTTCAGCACAGTCATTACAGCTCCCTGAAGTCTCTTGGCTCAGGAGGTTTTGTGCCATAGGGAGAAGGGGGTTAAACTGAACcacttctttatttgttttggagCCCAGCCAACAGAGGCCTGGACAGGCTTTGTTTGGAGCATCACTTTAGGGGCGGAAGCTTCCTGGACATCACGATTTGATTCATCTCCTCAGTTTTGGGGAtttctctctcctcctctgGTCTGTTATTGTTACACTGCTCACACAAGCTGTTGCTAGGCTATAAAACATGAAGGCCATGACCCTGAGGCATCTGTGCAGCATCAACCGCTGTCACAGACTGATCTGCACATTTGTTAGATAAACGGTGAAGCTCTGAGGTGAGGCAGGCTGCTGCAGAAAGTGAGCTGTCAGGACCACACGTCCTGCCCCCCTCAGGACTCCTTTGATCACAGAGTTCAAACAGTTCCACAGAACAAAACTTGGACTAGTTAGTTAGTGTTTGGAGATGCTTGAATCCTTCAAAGAATTCCCAAcggatgtttttattattgaaagGGTGGTTTAACAAAGCCAAAGTACTGATAGAAATCTTCATCTGTGGACATCTGACAGACCGGGCTTCAACGGGATTTTTACGTTATTTTTAACTTGCCTTGAACagttttttacagatttatttttcttaatttacctgtttacttaaagacccacttgacatgttgtagcattttctcatgatggaggacatgtataaaataacggatgattaaaactgcatttctgagtattttttaattcaaaacccacagttggaaaaagcttgggtttgtgacgcagcaacttgCATGAGTGCACTAGAGTTTCCCTGCTGCACTCCAATTCTGAAGCAccctcttgcagacaaatagacccaCCATCATCTtgttcgtctgagctggaatctggctcaaaaggtacagctggaaagctccaatatgactcgctaatgttagcttggtgtTATGAGGAGCTTTTAGCTAGctggagagtgtgtaaacaaggGATTGATGGGATTTTGACATGTCTTAGAAAACCTGTCGTTTTCTCATGTAGTCTACAAACGCAATAGTCATGATTacaagaccactgggaacgattttacaacagaaacgATAACAGTTGGAGTGTGATAGGGCTGCCGTGATTCAtcaactaatcgacgactaatttaatagtggattagtcactactttatgttatatggagtcagactgttgttaagttaaaaaaagttgtgagcgttcagcaccaaaaaatgcactttttatatttgagtcagtgagaccaaaactttatctttagtgaaaaatagttccttgtttcagatgctgatctcatttgatttaatcttgttttaataccagaaactcaTGAAGAACAGAAGCTGTACAattcatttaaggtttaataaactatcatccttatttttagttagtttaaagctactgatggttaagatgtttgttttacatccagtttgcgtatGACCCGATCACTTGACTAATTGGAAGAAAATAATCAGtcattagtcgactattaaaataatcatttgtggcagccctagaggGGAACTTCAGCATTTACCTGTAAAGGATGTGTGAGACTAATTTAACCTTGAACTAGAAACAGAGGGACTGCATCTCTACATTTAGTAAGCTCTGGTGAAACCTCTCAGATTTAATGAAACATGATGACTCTGACCTCAACAAGACGACTGCAGTCAAACATGAAAAGTGACTCCTGAAATAATATTTCGATACACATTTGTGACTTCTCTCTGTTCCTGAATGTTTACCTGAAATGCTGAGGCTCTGCCAGCACACGCTGGAGTGCCTGCTGCCTCCTGTGTATGCTCTTCAAATGGAAACTCTcaggtgtgtgcatgtgtcatCACAGAGAGCACGCGACAGAGGGCCTACAGCTTGGTGGCGCAGGCGTACACCTCCATCACAGCGGAGGACTTTGCTGCTTTTGTGGGTTACTCTGTTGAAGAAGCAGTGAAAGGTAAGAATTCAGAAGAAAACAGAGACTTCTTTGTACAAGCTGATTTTCCAAGCTCctgtttttcctcttaaatcAGGCGTAGTGAGTCAAGGCTGGCAGGCAGATCCCACCACCAGGATGGTCATGCCCAAAAAACCAGGTAGGGGGCAGCATTGCTATAATAATGACATCCGTGTTCTTGTTGCTATTACCAAGagtttattttggaaatgtttAGATTTATAAACTGAAATGTTATAACCATGAAGTCTGCTTAGACTTTTTGTTGATCGGTCTCCTTGAAAAGAGTTCCAATGTAATGAGTACATTTGTAGCcctcttttttgtttgaaatttgccgttaagcattttaaaaagccGCTCGTAGGGCTTGTCAGAGCATCTGCTGCACACATGTGCTTGGATTCTTCTTTCTGACTCACTCATGCCACCATCACATAACACCACAATGCCTAATACTGAACTCCAAAGTAAGGCGTGCTAAATGCCCTACAGCCTGGCGGTATATGGAGCATGTGGAAAGCAGTATTGATCCTGTGAGCACACGTGTTGAAAATGTGCCTTGCTGCAGTTTGCAGAGGTTGAAAGATCTGTTGGAGCGGCTCAGGAATCCCCTCTGACTCAGCCTCTCCACCTTGTTTCCACAGACCCTCCCCCAGTGTCCTTGGTTCCAAATGAACAGCAGTTGGCCAGACTCACAGACTACGTGGCTTTCCTGGAGAACTGATAACCCACCCATCATGCCTATCTGATACTGGACAGTCTTAGTCTGCTTTGCAAGATCTCACTCCACTCTTCCAGCTTCCATGAACTCATTTGGTCTTTGAACTCTTGACAAAGTTTATGTTCAACCAATGAACATAAACCTTCatattcaaaaagttttttgttttcttggttctGCTGTGAACATTTGAGCCCAAGTCCTGCTGTATGATCCAAGTCCAAGTTGTCGGTAAATGTGCAAACCTTCAGTCCCAGCCGCAGGTTTGATTGAAGGAGGATCCTCAGCCTAAAGTTTGCATGTGGAGCATCCGCTGTGAGCTCAGGCTTCTGACTTTGTGCTTTCAGTTTTGTTTAGATTGACAAATAAATGCTCTGCTGTTTGTAAAAAAGCTTTCATCCGATTCTTGtcaacaaatttaataaatggcCTGGAGGATGCTAAACAGTTCAAGGATTTTAAACCGTCAACTTGCAGCCTCGTGGTATGTAAGTAGGTAGTTGACAGGCTGAAAACCCCAtacaagataaaataaataaaacatcagaaaatagTTAGGTTtagaaatatgaataatttaagCTAAAAGACAAAAGACGGGCCTCTGATGGCGTCAGAAACGACCTCTAGCCGGAAGTGGAAATTTTGCAACTTcagaaaaccctttcaaaaatgatattttaagaTCTtgtcagaactatcagcttttaagcttttaaatgtgaataaactaaCAGTTGGGTGTGCAAGATACGCTTGAAATGGGACagagaatgttttatttctttctagtcaatattaacaagtgttcaaatttatATAACTACACGCATTTACCTCTGAAGAAAAAGCCAACAAACTgcctagcattagcattagcacagattaaaagaataaaatcataattaccttcataatcaatcAAGCAGCGATCAGTGAAGTGATTGTAACCGTTGTCTAACTTTAACTGGGTTATAacagagaaataatccacgactggtttaatatcatccagaggaatttgtGGAATCAACTGATctgctgttctgactgcagacaggattactgacatttgtactctgatttgtCAATCTAAGAGGGGAAAtcaatacaaccaggtaggaaatttatacaataaatattgtacaaatttcagTTATAATTAGTTagtttaccttttattattcatgtaaAATTGCCTTAAACAGCGTCCAGCTGTCAgatttgccgttctaaaccataTAAACCGGAAGTCACTTTGCACTCGTGCACACTTGTGACGTCACCTGAAAAGAGTCTATTGGCTTCATTTCGGAGCTGGAGGGATTTTCTTTGAGTGACTTCACACCTGCTCTGTCCAGTGATATATACTGTCTATGGTGCCCTGAGACAGGGCCTTGTTgcttgtaacccttgtgctatcctcgccatgtttacattaaaaatgggatCATCtggacagacataaaatcctgtccacctatATCATacgaggggtcatctggaccccataagagagcacgagggtcgAGTGATGTCCCACACACCCCACTGCCAGCCCGTTTTACTATGTTTATTTGTCTTATTGAACTAAATCAGCTCAACATTGGGAATTTGTAAACCAGTTGCACACATCTGCTCATCCATGCTGCACTGTTTCTGATTCACTGTTGGTTTTTGGCTCTACTTTTGAACTGACGAATAATTTGAGACTTTTccgcttcattttttttcctggagtcTGAGCTGTTGCAACACTGATAGGGTATCAATGATGATATCTTAAAAGGTTGTTTGAGTACCGGTAATCCCTCAGCCCACTCACTGGAAGTTAGCTGAGTGGATTGCAAAACAGcaaattaattcaaaaaatgGTGGTTTTCCATTGTGACCCAGAAGAAATGCCCTGTAAATAATGATGTCGAAGACCTGCAGGGATCAATTCAATCTCTAACAGATAAAGTGAGAGCTATAAAGATCCAGCAGCTCTTGGAAGTTGTGAAGGAGGTGAAAAagccaaccagacattgtagtggtggacaaagaacagaggaaagccgttgtggtggatgtggcagtaccaagtcatggtaacatcaagaagaaggaacatgagaaactggagaaataccagggactcagagaggaactggagaaagcttggaaggtgaaagtgacagtggtgcccgtggtaattggagcactcggggctgtaacctccaaactggaggagtggctacagcagatctctggaaagacctcagacatctcagtccagaaaagaacaggaacagctaagatactgcaggaccctcaagctcccagacctctggtagaggacctgaGATATGAGGAGAAACCACCCCTTTAAATATACACACTTGGTTGATTTTAGGTTGGTAATTGGTAGATGGTGAATGCTGTATATttgtatagtgctttctaccctccttcgagggcccaaagcgcttcacagtcaaagacccattcacacattcacacattcacacactggtggtggctctgctgccaaacactggcaccaacctcccaccagaggaaattcggggttcagtgtcttgcccaaggacacttcgacacatgggcgggcaaggtgggaatcaaacctgctcgcttccgatcaggagtcgaccgcccttaAGGTACATAAAAATGTAGGCAGGGCTTTgtggaaaaatatttgaattgatTTGTGTACTAAATAACTTGATAAATGCAGGAATAGCTCCTCATTCTTTCTCATTTACTCCTTCTCTACTAATTTTAGCGTTTACATCTTTATCGTCACATGCAATCTTTCTCTGAACAAGCCTCCCTTCATTGCTCCTTTTTCAGTTACTTCTtctaataaaacattatttctaTGCTGCATGTTTCCCTTCTACCATGGGATTATTGTTCTAGCTTGAACTATCAATCACAGAAGTGTTCAGAGATTGTATGAATCATTAGTTGTTTGTCTTGCAAACTAACCAACCTCCAACTTGCATGGAAGTATTACTACTTGACTATGAATTAATTGAGCGTCCCCGGACAACATGAGAAGCGTACCGTGTACCTTTGCGTGATCATTGTGTTTGTTTGGGGAAATGACAGAATTAGCAGATAGCATGAAGGGACATAGATGTAAATGTAATAAGACACTGAAAGCCACAGAGATGCTAAATGAGATACAGTCAGCCCACTGCCTGGTTCACAGGTTTAGTGGTTTCAGCCCACAGCTGTTTTTGAATGAGTGTTGAAGCAGCAAAGACCGGACTCACGCCCGATCTGCCAGCTGGTTCTGCATTCCTCTGCCAGATCTTTTACTGGTACACAGTACCGGACCGTGCCAGCTTACTTTCAGCCTTGGGTCCAAATCAGATCCAGTTGGATAAACCAACTGGAAGCAAAGTATCAGGATTAGAACTTCAGATTAAATTTTACATCTTCCAAATATTTGGAGAAGTTTTCTGCTCTGCTGTGGAAATGGACATCATCCATTTTATGGACTTCCTCTGTAATCTAGGACCACGTCCAAGCTCTAGAACAGCCAGTTtatctgttttggttttttccTTGTTAGGACATAAAATGACTTTGATCTTTGTTTTCCGTTATAATTTCATCAGTCCATGGCAGGCTAGTTTCTTTGGTCAAAGTAAACTGTTTCAGTGAAATCTTAACATCTGACTGGAGTAAGGGGAGTGGAGTGGGGGATTCCTTCTCCTGTTCATGGTTTATTCTCAGAGTGTTATTTTGATATTTGTCTAGCACTAGAATCATCGACAACTGGAGAAAatccaacaaaacatttttggtccTTCTGGATCTTGTTACAACTTTTCCTTAACTTTGGAGGGCTGGATGTGGTATTTCAAGTTTTACTGACAGcaataaaaacttcttttttcctgTGGAAAAGTTTCCATGTGGGATGATGAGTCATGAGCATGAAACCAGGACAGGACTCCACAAAGCGTGGGAGACAAACAGGAGAAAGACTGAGAGGTCAGAAATGAAAAGGAGGGGTGGGAGGGAACGATGAAGAC
This window contains:
- the trim63b gene encoding E3 ubiquitin-protein ligase TRIM63, encoding MDVQRTGSIVRPPSPMDSLEKQLSCPICLDMFTKPVVILPCQHNLCRSCASDLYDSRNPYRFSGGVFRCPTCRFEVVLDRHGVHGLQRNLLVENIIDIYKQQQEGRNTGGTETSLKTKESKEPMCQEHDDERINIYCVTCQVPTCSMCKVFGQHKDCEVAPLETVYQTQKGELSNAIDTLVASNARLQALLNQMDDACRAVQDNAQSAKQGLAERFDLLYAVLEERKAMLLEQIGKEQDEKVAALRALAQRYGERLQASTELTDTAVRALEQNGAAEFLLLSKGLITQTKDAAKSSLGEERPEPGFEKMDHFTLSTEHVETLLAKMDFGVADDDDFEDAEDEEEEE